One part of the Raphanus sativus cultivar WK10039 chromosome 7, ASM80110v3, whole genome shotgun sequence genome encodes these proteins:
- the LOC108833893 gene encoding L-cysteine desulfhydrase, protein MAADDRRNGDSTNHNHRDPKKPRLSEFLTDSDIRSEFAHHQTGVARINNGSFGCCPSSVLDAQRDWQLRFLRQPDEFYFNGLRRGLLASRAVIGDLINADDVDEVSLVDNATTAAAIVLQRVGRCFSEGRYRKEDSVVMFNCAFQSVKKSIQAYVSRVGGSTVEVRLPFPVNSNEEIVSAFREGLERGRENGRTVRLAIIDHITSMPCVLLPVRELVKVCREEGVEEVFVDAAHAIGSVKVDVKEIGADYYVSNLHKWFFCPPSIAFFYCKKRGGGSESDVHHPVVSHEFGNGLAIESAWIGTRDYSSQLVVPSVMEFVKRFEGGIDGIMKRNHDEAVRMGLMLCSAWGTNLGSPPEMCVGMVMIGLPSKLCVESDEDAIKLRSYLRVHRSVEVPVYFLGLRDGEEGVKDRDGGLITAYVRISRQVYNETEDYERLRDAITELVKDQMTCQNLPPV, encoded by the coding sequence ATGGCGGCGGACGATCGGCGCAACGGCGATTCCACGAATCACAACCACCGCGACCCGAAGAAGCCCCGCCTCTCCGAGTTCCTCACCGACTCAGACATCCGCTCCGAGTTCGCTCACCACCAGACCGGCGTCGCCAGGATCAACAACGGCAGCTTCGGCTGCTGCCCGAGCTCCGTCCTCGACGCGCAGCGCGACTGGCAGCTCCGGTTCCTCCGCCAGCCGGACGAGTTCTACTTCAACGGCCTCCGCCGCGGACTGCTCGCCTCCCGAGCCGTGATCGGCGACCTGATCAACGCCGACGACGTCGACGAGGTGTCCTTGGTCGACAACGCCACCACGGCGGCGGCGATCGTGCTTCAGAGAGTCGGGAGGTGTTTCTCGGAAGGGAGGTATCGGAAGGAGGACAGTGTGGTGATGTTCAACTGCGCGTTTCAGAGCGTGAAGAAGTCGATTCAGGCTTACGTGTCGCGCGTGGGGGGATCCACCGTCGAGGTTAGGTTGCCTTTCCCTGTGAATTCGAACGAAGAGATTGTCTCTGCGTTTAGGGAAGGGTTGGAGAGAGGTAGGGAGAATGGTAGAACGGTTAGGTTAGCTATCATTGACCATATAACGTCGATGCCGTGCGTTTTGCTGCCGGTGAGAGAGTTGGTTAAGGTCTGCAGAGAGGAAGGTGTGGAGGAGGTTTTTGTTGACGCGGCTCATGCCATTGGGAGTGTTAAGGTTGATGTGAAAGAGATTGGTGCTGATTACTATGTTAGTAATCTGCATAAGTGGTTCTTTTGTCCGCCGTCTATTGCGTTTTTCTACTGTAAGAAACGTGGTGGGGGTTCTGAGTCTGATGTTCATCACCCTGTGGTGTCTCATGAGTTTGGGAATGGCTTGGCTATAGAGAGTGCTTGGATTGGGACTAGGGATTACAGCTCGCAGCTTGTGGTTCCGTCTGTGATGGAGTTTGTGAAGAGGTTCGAGGGAGGGATCGATGGGATAATGAAGAGGAACCACGATGAAGCTGTGAGGATGGGGTTGATGCTGTGTAGTGCTTGGGGGACGAATCTTGGGTCGCCTCCTGAGATGTGTGTTGGGATGGTTATGATCGGTTTGCCTTCGAAACTCTGTGTTGAAAGCGATGAGGATGCTATTAAGTTGCGGTCGTATCTGCGGGTGCATCGTTCAGTGGAGGTTCCTGTTTATTTTCTTGGGTTGAGGGATGGCGAGGAAGGAGTGAAAGATAGAGACGGTGGGCTAATCACTGCGTACGTTCGGATTTCTCGTCAGGTTTATAACGAAACAGAGGATTACGAGAGACTGAGAGACGCAATAACCGAGCTGGTGAAGGATCAGATGACTTGTCAAAACCTTCCTCCCGTGTAG
- the LOC130497826 gene encoding uncharacterized protein LOC130497826 has translation MSRLHHSDYPALDLNGDNYLDWAMNTSFDLKSKGLGKCIKYGNDTLAYERRRAVLIMRNHLVKDLYDECSYINDPYDLWSRLNTMFFEPLLDESMKEWKALRFQDYESVDDYHFDLMRITYSLKLCGEVITNYDLLSKTRDTIHSKEVFLSQKAKGFTTYYDLLSYLSALEEKKQKGKSTSTNSTMLWR, from the coding sequence atgtcgagactccatcactcggattacccagcccttgatctcaacggagacaattaccttgattgggcgatgaacacttcatttgatttaaagtctaaaggacttgggaagtgtatcaaatacggcaatgatacccttgcatatgaaaggcgtagagctgttttgataatgagaaatcatctcgtgaaggatctgtatgatgagtgcagttacatcaacgatccttacgatctctggtcgagattgaacaccatgtttttcgagccattactagatgagtccatgaaagaatggaaggctctgaggttccaggattatgaatccgtggatgactatcactttgatcttatgagaatcacctatagtcttaaactatgtggtgaagtgataacaaactatgacttgttaagcaagactcgtgacacgatccattcaaaggaagtgtttttatcacagaaggctaaaggtttcacaacctattacgaccttctctcatacctttcagctcttgaggaaaagaagcaaaaaggaaagtcaacctcgacaaactcgactatgttatggagataa
- the LOC108817288 gene encoding proline--tRNA ligase, cytoplasmic has translation MAGASGKKEKVKVDKAGPSGGGNKKKDVKKETGLGLSVKKDENFGEWYSEVCKHEMIEYYDISGCYILRPWSMAIWEIMQTFFDAEIKKMKVKNCYFPLFVSPGVLEKEKDHIEGFAPEVAWVTKSGKSDLEVPIAIRPTSETVMYPYYSKWIRGHRDLPLKLNQWCNVVRWEFSNPTPFIRSREFLWQEGHTAFATKEEADEEVLQILELYRQIYEEYLAVPVVKGMKSENEKFAGGLYTTSVEAFIPNTGRGVQGATSHCLGQNFSNMFEITYENEEGKREKVWQNSWAYSTRTIGVMIMTHGDDKGLILPPKVASVQVVVIPVPYKDANTQGIFDACTATVSALSEAGIRAEEDLRDNYSPGWKYSNWEMKGVPLRIEIGPRDLENDQVRTVRRDNGVKEDIPRGSLVEHVKELLEKIQQNMYEVARQKREACVQEIRTWDEFISALNQKKLILAPWCDEEEVERDVKARTKGETGAAKTLCSPFEQPELPEGTLCFASGKPAKKWTYWGRSY, from the exons ATGGCTGGTGCAAGTGGAAAGAAAGAGAAGGTTAAGGTTGACAAGGCTGGTCCCAGTGGGGGAGGCAATAAGAAGAAGGACGTCAAGAAGGAAACAGGTCTTGGACTCAGCGTTAAGAAAGATGAGAACTTTGGGGAATGGTACTCTgag GTTTGTAAACACGAGATGATTGAGTACTACGATATCTCTGGGTGTTATATCCTTAGGCCATGGTCGATGGCCATTTGGGAGATTATGCAA ACTTTCTTTGATGCGGAAATCAAGAAAATGAAGGTCAAGAACTGCTATTTCCCTCTCTTTGTATCTCCTGGCGTcctggagaaggagaaggaccACATCGAGGGTTTCGCCCCTGAG GTTGCTTGGGTTACAAAATCGGGCAAATCTgacttagaagttccaattgcTATTCGTCCTACCAGTGAGACTGTGATGTACCCTTACTACAGCAAGTGGATAAGGGGCCACCGTGACTTGCCATTGAAGCTTAACCAGTGGTGCAATGTTGTAAGATGGGAGTTCAGCAACCCTACCCCTTTTATCCG GAGCCGTGAATTTCTGTGGCAGGAAGGGCACACTGCTTTCGCCACGAAAGAAGAAGCAGATGAAGAG GTCCTTCAAATTTTGGAGCTTTACCGTCAGATATACGAAGAGTATCTCGCAGTCCCAGTTGTGAAAGGTATGAAGAGTGAAAATGAGAAGTTTGCTGGAGGACTTTACACTACAAGTGTAGAG GCTTTCATTCCAAACACTGGTCGTGGTGTACAAGGTGCAACCTCTCATTGTTTGGGACAAAACTTTTCAAACATGTTTGAGATCACGTATGAGAATGAGgaaggaaagagagaaaaagtgTGGCAGAATTCTTGGGCCTACAGTACCAGAACG ATTGGAGTAATGATTATGACTCATGGAGATGACAAAGGCCTGATACTTCCTCCTAAAGTCGCATCTGTGCAAGTCGTTGTGATCCCTGTGCCCTACAAAGATGCGAATACCCAAGGAATCTTTGATGCTTGTACTGCTACTGTATCTGCCTTGAGTGAAGCAGGTATCCGTGCTGAAGAAGATTTAAGGGACAACTACTCTCCTGGATGGAAGTACTCAAACTGGGAAATGAAGGGTGTCCCATTGAGAATTGAGATTGGACCCCGAGATCTTGAAAATGATCAG GTCAGAACTGTGAGACGGGACAACGGAGTTAAGGAAGATATCCCAAGAGGTAGCTTAGTCGAGCATGTTAAGGAACTGCTTGAGAAGATCCAGCAGAACATGTATGAAGTGGCGAGGCAAAAGAGGGAAGCATGTGTGCAAGAAATTAGGACTTGGGATGAGTTTATTAGTGCTCTCAACCAAAAGAAACTTATCTTAGCTCCCTGGTGCGATGAAGAG GAAGTGGAGAGAGATGTCAAGGCACGTACTAAAGGTGAAACTGGAGCAGCTAAAACTCTCTGTTCTCCATTTGAACAGCCAGAACTCCCTGAAG GCACTCTCTGCTTTGCATCTGGAAAGCCTGCAAAGAAGTGGACCTATTGGGGCAGGAGTTACTAA
- the LOC108816631 gene encoding proline--tRNA ligase, cytoplasmic-like: MKKNSARVHELKDDLRSCRQRKGMTVCDYYNKLKTIWEDLETHQHKPKSCRCGGCNCEDVETSRDEEKLHQFLLGLDASIYTNVKDEILDTDPLPSLEQAYSMVSQEEKNRVSSYQKVSGETVVDVISSGNAEEDSIDTSLGVTVKKYEDFGQWYSQVCRCGEMMAYYDISGCYILRPNAMKIWNIMRTYFDAVLEKAKVGESYFPLFVSTSVLEKEKDHVEGFAPEVAWVTKAGKSDLNVPIAIRPTSETVIYPYFSKWIKSHRDLPLKLNQWNNVVRWEFSKPTPFIRSREFLWQEGHTAHATKEEADKEVLEVLDHYCHLYEEYLAVPVVKGMKSENEKFAGALYTTSVEAFIPETGRGIQGATSHCLGKKFAKMFDITFTNKEGKNRRVWQNSWAYSTRTIGVMIMTHGDDKGLVNPPKVAPIQVIVVPVPFKDADTKEISKACTDVKDALRKDGIRAEEDLSDNYSPKCKYTQWEMRGVPLRIEIGPRDLAKDQVRTVRRDTGVKADVPRVGLVEHVKELLEKIQHNMFDVAKQKRDAACVIVKTWDEFVEALGQKKLILAPWCDEKEVEMDVKRRTKDEIGAAKTLCSPFDQPEIPEGTLCFASGKPAKKWTYWGKSY, encoded by the exons atgaagaagaacaGTGCTCGAGTTCATGAACTCAAGGACGACTTAAGATCATGCAGGCAGAGGAAAGGCATGACTGTTTGCGATTACTACAACAAACTCAAAACTATTTGGGAAGATCTCGAGACTCACCAACACAAACCTAAGTCGTGTCGTTGCGGTGGATGCAACTGCGAAGATGTGGAGACATCTAGAGACGAAGAGAAATTACATCAGTTCCTCTTGGGATTAGATGCTTCAATATATACCAATGTTAAAGATGAGATCCTTGACACGGATCCATTACCAAGCCTGGAACAAGCTTATTCGATGGTTTCTCAAGAAGAAAAGAATAGGGTTTCGAGTTATCAAAAAGTAAGTGGAGAAACTGTCGTTGATGTAATAAGTTCTGGTAACGCAGAGGAAGACTCTATTGACACCAGTCTTGGCGTTACGGTCAAGAAATATGAAGATTTCGGACAATGGTATTCTCAG gttTGCAGGTGTGGTGAGATGATGGCATACTATGACATAAGTGGATGTTACATTCTAAGGCCAAATGCTATGAAGATTTGGAATATTATGCGA ACCTACTTTGATGCTGTATTGGAGAAGGCAAAAGTGGGTGAGAGTTATTTCCCTTTGTTTGTATCAACTAGTGTTCTTGAGAAGGAGAAGGATCACGTAGAAGGGTTTGCTCCAGAG GTTGCATGGGTTACAAAGGCTGGTAAATCTGATTTAAATGTTCCAATTGCAATTCGTCCAACGAGTGAGACTGTGATATATCCTTACTTCAGTAAGTGGATAAAGAGTCACCGTGACTTGCCTTTGAAGCTAAACCAGTGGAACAATGTAGTTAGATGGGAGTTTAGCAAACCTACTCCATTCATCAG GAGCCGAGAGTTCCTTTGGCAAGAAGGACACACTGCTCACGCCACAAAAGAAGAGGCAGATAAAGAG GTTCTTGAGGTTTTGGACCATTACTGTCACCTTTATGAAGAATATCTCGCGGTCCCAGTTGTAAAAGGTATGAAGAGTGAGAATGAAAAGTTTGCAGGTGCACTTTACACCACAAGCGTAGAG GCTTTCATACCAGAAACTGGTCGTGGTATACAAGGTGCAACATCACATTGCTTAGGGAAAAAGTTTGCAAAGATGTTTGACATCACATTCACGAATAAAGAAGGTAAAAATAGAAGGGTGTGGCAGAATTCTTGGGCTTATAGTACCAGAACG ATTGGAGTGATGATAATGACTCATGGAGATGACAAAGGATTGGTGAATCCTCCTAAAGTTGCACCAATTCAAGTCATTGTGGTCCCAGTGCCATTCAAAGATGCAGATACTAAGGAGATATCTAAAGCTTGTACTGATGTGAAAGATGCATTGCGCAAAGATGGTATACGTGCTGAAGAAGATTTATCTGATAACTATTCTCCTAAATGCAAGTATACACAGTGGGAAATGAGAGGTGTTCCGCTTAGAATTGAAATAGGACCTAGAGATTTAGCCAAAGATCAGGTCAGAACTGTGAGAAGAGATACTGGAGTTAAGGCTGATGTTCCAAGAGTAGGTTTGGTTGAACATGTTAAGGAGTTGCTTGAAAAGATTCAGCACAACATGTTTGATGTAGCTAAGCAGAAGCGAGATGCTGCCTGTGTAATTGTAAAGACTTGGGATGAGTTTGTTGAAGCACTTGGTCAAAAGAAACTCATTTTAGCTCCTTGGTGCGACGAGAAG GAGGTTGAAATGGACGTTAAGAGAAGGACCAAAGATGAAATTGGAGCAGCTAAGACTCTTTGTTCTCCCTTTGATCAGCCTGAAATTCCAGAAG GGACACTATGTTTTGCTTCAGGAAAGCCTGCAAAGAAGTGGACTTATTGGGGCAAGAGTTACTAA